The following nucleotide sequence is from Micromonospora sp. WMMD1120.
CAACGCCTGCACCGCCTGCGGGTTCTCCGGGTATTCCCTGACCTCGACGGCCTTGCCGGCGCAGCTGGCCGTCGAGTACGCAGCCAGGTTCTTCGCCTGATTGCTCGCCTTCTGTACGGCGACCTTGCGGCCGCACAGGTCGGCGACGGCCTTGATGCCGAGCGGGTTGCCGGTACGCACGAGGAAGCCGGTGCCGGAGGCGGAGTAGTCGACGAAGGTGGCGACCTGTTGCCGTTCCTTCTTGTCGGTGATGCCGCCGGCGATGGCGTCGTACTTGCCGGCCTGCAGGCCGGGCACCAGGCCGTCGAAGGGTTGTTGGGTGAAGGTGGCCTTGAGGCCGAGTCGGGCGGATGCGGCGAGGAACAGGTCGTGGTCCAGACCCGTGAACTCGTCGGTCCGGCCCTCCTGCTTGAAGTCGATGAACGGCTCGTACGGAGCGTTGGTGGCGACCGTGACCGCACCCCGGCCGCGCAGGTCGGCAGGGACCTTCCGGGCGAGGTCGGCGTTGGTGCCGATCGGGCCGACGCCCTCGACGGTGACGGTGACGGTGGACGCCTCGCCACCGGAGCCGGCAGCGGTGGTGCCGCCGCAACCGACGGTGGCGGCGAGGAGAGTCGCGGCCAGGGTGGCCAGGGTGAACTGACGGGTACGCATGGGGGGTCCTTCCGGGTGCCCGACGAACCAGCACCCGGACTGTAACGCACATTACGATTTCTGTGGGGTTACAGTTTTCTGTAACGAGAATCAACCGGTGTGGAACTCCTGCTGCGCCTGCTCCATCGCCTTCAGACGGGTGCCAGCGACCGGCCCGAGTCGATCGACCACCGCCGCCACCACCGTCTCCACCAGCGCCAACGCCGGCACGAAGCTGTCATACAGCGACGGTGATTCGACCCGACCGGGCAGCACCACCTCGGCCAGACCGGCCACCGGGGAGAGCCACCGGTCCGTGAACAGCACCACCCGCGCGCCGCGTGCCGTCACCTCCCGGGCCAACGCCAGGGTCGGCTCCTCGTAGCGACGGAAGTCGAAGAGGACCACCAGGTCCCGCCGACCCACGTCGACCAGCATGTCGGTGCGCTCCACCGGGCTGACCGGCAACAGCCGGCTGGCCCCGCGCACCTGCATCAGATGCAGCACCAGGTAGTGGGCGAGCAGCCCGGAGAACCGGCCGCCGGCCGCGGTGACCCGTAGCTGCTGGTCGGCGATGAGTCGGGCCGCGGCGTCCAGTTCGCCCTGCGGCAGCTCGACGAGGGTGCGGGCGACCGCCTCGGGCAGGCTGTCCGCCGCGCGGGCCAGCGCGCCCGTCGACGGATAGCTGGCCCGCTCCGCCGCCCGGTACGCGGTCAGCGGCGAGGTCTCCCGCTCGGTCAGCTCGTCGCGCAACGCCCGCTGGAACTCCGGGTAGCCGCCGAAACCGAGCCGACCCAGGAAACGCAGCACCGTCGGCGCGCTCACCTCGGCGCGTTCGGCCAGCGTCGCCACGGTGCCGAGCCCGGCGGCCGGATAGTCGGCGAGCAGGGCACGCGCGACCTTCCGTTCAGCCGGGCTGCACTCACCCACGCGCTGCCGGACCAGGGCGGCGACACCCACCCCACGCGGCTCGTCCGGCGCGGGACCGCCCAGGTGGTCGCCCGCCTCGGTCACCTCGGCCCGCTGATCGGATGTCGACACGCAGCCGAGCCTAACGGGCGACGACCTCTCACCCGGTGCCGCGACGTGACGGTGAC
It contains:
- a CDS encoding MurR/RpiR family transcriptional regulator; its protein translation is MSTSDQRAEVTEAGDHLGGPAPDEPRGVGVAALVRQRVGECSPAERKVARALLADYPAAGLGTVATLAERAEVSAPTVLRFLGRLGFGGYPEFQRALRDELTERETSPLTAYRAAERASYPSTGALARAADSLPEAVARTLVELPQGELDAAARLIADQQLRVTAAGGRFSGLLAHYLVLHLMQVRGASRLLPVSPVERTDMLVDVGRRDLVVLFDFRRYEEPTLALAREVTARGARVVLFTDRWLSPVAGLAEVVLPGRVESPSLYDSFVPALALVETVVAAVVDRLGPVAGTRLKAMEQAQQEFHTG
- a CDS encoding ABC transporter substrate-binding protein; amino-acid sequence: MRTRQFTLATLAATLLAATVGCGGTTAAGSGGEASTVTVTVEGVGPIGTNADLARKVPADLRGRGAVTVATNAPYEPFIDFKQEGRTDEFTGLDHDLFLAASARLGLKATFTQQPFDGLVPGLQAGKYDAIAGGITDKKERQQVATFVDYSASGTGFLVRTGNPLGIKAVADLCGRKVAVQKASNQAKNLAAYSTASCAGKAVEVREYPENPQAVQALIAGNVEVVAATKVNLVDTADTLAGKADLVEDPSAPNGWLASPNGFGFRKGEKDVAEAYRAAVQSLIDDGTYAKILSRWKQSPIAVKQATIDQAID